The Verrucomicrobiota bacterium sequence TCACCCCCGGCAGGATCAACTCCAGATTACCGCGTTTCTCCGCTCCCCGCGCGATCCATGCCATCTCACCATGATGCCCGTTGGCGAGCCATTGTTGAAACTGCGGGTGGGAGGCGGGCGGGGTAGCCGTGGTGATGCGGCAGGCATCAAAACCCAGCGTCAGCGAGTGCTGGCGAATGACGGCTGACACGTTTTCATCCATGGTAGCGGGGTGGCGGGCGGCTTACTTTCCCATCCGCTGCCGCGCGGCATCCAGGATTTTACGCTCTTCTTCGGTCAGGCTCTGGATGCCATGCCGGGAAATTTTGTCCAGGATGGGGTCCACGTCTCGGCTGATAAAATCTTCGGTTACCGCTTGGGGTGAAGGTTTCTGCTTCCCACCGAAATTGACCACCGTGATTTTGGATCGCGAGGGATTGCGCAAGAGGAACCAATCGCGGATGCGGGCCAGGAACGCGAATTCACTTTCGTACCAATCGAAGTGCAAATATGCCATGCCGACCAGCAGGCCGCCAAGATGCGCGGCGTGGGCAATGCCAGGTTCCATCGGGATCAGGGTAAAAAACGCGGCGATAAAGAGCGAGAACCACAGGAGAAAGCGCGCCGGAATCGGCAGGATGAAAAACAGCAGAATAGTTGCATGAGGTTCAATAAGGCAAAACGCCGCCAAAATGCCGCAGACTCCGGCGGAGGCTCCCACGACCGGGTTGCCGAAATATTGAGGCAATAAGAGTCCCAGCAAGGCTTGCAGCAAACCGCCTAGAATTCCGGCGCTGAAATACAGCACTAGGAAATGGCGAGTGCCCAATCGCTCTTCCACCACGCGTCCAAAGAAATACAACCCCAGCACATTGAACAGCACGTGCATCAGCCCGCTGTGCAAAAATTGGTAGGTGACCAGTTGCCACACAAAACCGGCCTTGAAAACCAGACTATTTAATGCCAGGTACCGGTTGAAAAAATTCCCCGCCTTGAAGTGGAATGTAACAAAGGCTTGAAGTACAAAAATGGCGATCAACGCCACCATTAAGATGGTATTGGCGTTCCAGGTCGGGGACCACTTTGGTTCCCGCATGTAATGACGATCCCCAATCATGTATCGCCAGCAAGGCTAACCGAACCGCGCCGGATTTCAACGGCTTTTGTGAAAGTAAACGAGGGGTAGAAATATTTGAGCTTCATTACAGAAACAATTTGAAGAACTCGCCAAGCCACGCATGACCCGGCGTAACGAGGGTGAACCTTCCAAGGGCCGTACGAATGCCACCACCGGTGCCAACCCCAAAGGCCCCACGCCAGCATCGCAATCCGGCCAACCGGAATTCTATCGCATCGGCCCTAGCACCGAGGTCACATCATCGTTAAGCACTGTGGGATCAAGGTCATCCAGAATGATTACGCCATGAATGCTGCCGGCAAGCATGGAGTCATGCCATTTCCAAACCACGCGGCCGGATTTGTCAAACTGCAGTAACTGTGCGCCTTTGGCGCTGTCGTTCGCGCCATGACCGGTCCAGTTGCAAACCACGATGTCACCGTTCCGCAGTCGTTGCATTGCGCCGAAGAAATTATAACCGTGTACCTTTGCCTCCGGATTTTCTTTTCCGCCGATGGTGTTGAGAATGTTACCCTCGGGATCAAGTTCAAAGAGCGTGGGATTATACCCTCCAGAGACCAGCCAATGACCATTCGGTTCGCGGAGCGCTTGGTACACCCACGAACCCGCCGGGAGGGTGAAGGTTTTGAGGATTTTACCGCTCAGGTCACCTTCAAAGAATTGTGACTTGCAGCCGAATAAAATTGTGTTCTGGGGTGTCTGCCGGATCACACGTGTGGTTGGCACCGGGAAGATCACTTTGCGCAAAACCTGATCGGTGGCGCTCAGTTCATAGACGGTGACCTCCTTTTGTGCGCAGGCGAGCAGCGTATGGCCATCCGGCTGGCGGCGCGCGGACATGGTGCCAGGGTAGCCTTTCACCTCTTTGAGCAACTTCCGATCGGTCAGGTCGTACTCCCAATACCCGTCGGGCGAACTGAGGAGGATGACGTTTTTCCCGGTCAGTTGCAGGTCGCGTCCCTTGCCGGTCAGCTTGATGGTCCAGTTTTTTGACGGATCATACTGATCCACCAGCAATAACTGCGCTCGGGACTCATCCTTGGCGAGGAAACGATGGCGAATCTCCGCTGCCCGGATCGGCTGAATGCCCAACCATAGCGCCGTACAGAGTAAAAGGTGCGTTTGCATTTTGTTGCGTCGAGTATAGCAGCGCGTGACCACCCCAGCCAAGGCGCAAA is a genomic window containing:
- a CDS encoding rhomboid family intramembrane serine protease; this encodes MREPKWSPTWNANTILMVALIAIFVLQAFVTFHFKAGNFFNRYLALNSLVFKAGFVWQLVTYQFLHSGLMHVLFNVLGLYFFGRVVEERLGTRHFLVLYFSAGILGGLLQALLGLLLPQYFGNPVVGASAGVCGILAAFCLIEPHATILLFFILPIPARFLLWFSLFIAAFFTLIPMEPGIAHAAHLGGLLVGMAYLHFDWYESEFAFLARIRDWFLLRNPSRSKITVVNFGGKQKPSPQAVTEDFISRDVDPILDKISRHGIQSLTEEERKILDAARQRMGK